The DNA region AGGCCCATAAAGCAAGAACTCAAAAGTGGATAGGATTTTTTTTCCCCGGAGACGGACTATCCTGTGAACTCTCGCCTTCAGCTTTCACTCACCTTCCTCCTTCCTTCACAGTGAGAATCAATGGCGTCTTCTACTCTATCAACCCTTTGCAGCTCAACTTCGTCTTCTCTACATCCCAACTCTAAGCTCTCACATTCTCTTTCAGCTAAATTATCTTCTAAAGCAAATGTTTCGGTTCAGTTTCTGGGAAAGAAACAATCTCCACTTCTCTCTTCATCCCCGAGGTTTCTCACTGTTATCGCCATGGCTCCACCTAAACCCGGAGGCAAAGCTAAAAAAGGTTCAATCTTTTGACTACCCATCTCCTTAAAACCTATAAATTCTCTTAATTTATGACTTAACTGGGGTTGTTGTGTTGGGAATTTTTGCAGTTGTGGGGGTTATTAAACTGGCTTTAGAGGCTGGGAAGGCAACTCCGGCGCCACCGGTTGGTCCAGCGCTTGGTTCGAAGGGAGTCAACATTATGGCTTTTTGCAAGGATTACAATGCAAGAACCGCTGATAAAGCTGGTTATATCATTCCTGTCGAAATCACTGTCTTCGATGTGAGTTTATACTCTTTTACTATAATCTTGGTTTTAAGGTTTGATTAAGCTAGAGAAGAGTAGCATTGTGGTAATTTGTCATCAAAACTGGGTTTTCAAGTGTTGTAACTTGTGATTAAGTGGCTTTAGAATGGTGATGTGTCTCTGATTTATTAGCTCTATGAGATCGTTTCATGGAGTTTATATGTATGGTTGCAGGATAAGAGCTTCACGTTTATCCTCAAAACCCCACCTGCTTCGGTTTTGTTGCTTAAGGCTGCAGGTATTCTTTTAATGTGTGTTGTGACCAAATGGATTGTGCATTTGGTTTGCCTCTGTAGAAATGATTATATGGCATGTGTTGAATATTATCTTGCGTTTTGCAAAGCTTAATagcttgagttttttttaagattacATTACTTCTGCTCCTTTGTCAACTATAGAGATTCTAATTTATAGCATGGtacaagaacaaaatcattcaTACTTGTGATGTTGTCCTCTCAATATAGAATCAATTTTAACTTGAGGTGTGCTTGCAACactatttcaatttttgtttcgaGTTTCATCAGATCATTACTTGAGCTTCTACTCAAagatataattatttgaaagaTTATCATGTTTGTGATGTAGGTTTCTGAATATATCATGTATGAGATGTGACATCTTTAGTCTATTTATTTGGTGTCTCTTACTGGGAGTTTTGTGATGTTTGACATTTGTTGAGTTGTGGAAATAGGTGTTGAGAAGGGATCAAAAGATCCACAGCAAGATAAAGTTGGGGTGATCACAATCGATCAGCTACGCACAATTGCAGCAGAGAAGCTGCCTGACCTGAACTGCACGACCATTGAATCCGCTATGAGAATCATTGCAGGAACTGCAGCTAACATGGGGATAGACATTGACCCTCCGGTTCTTGAACCCAAAAAGAAAGCAGTTTTGTTGTGAAATCCTGCATGGTAGTTTTATACTTGATAATGCCTCAATCCTTTCAAAATGTAATTTCCAACATGATGCTTAAGAGACTTCGATATAATGATTATTTTGCTTAA from Camelina sativa cultivar DH55 chromosome 3, Cs, whole genome shotgun sequence includes:
- the LOC104777316 gene encoding 50S ribosomal protein L11, chloroplastic encodes the protein MASSTLSTLCSSTSSSLHPNSKLSHSLSAKLSSKANVSVQFLGKKQSPLLSSSPRFLTVIAMAPPKPGGKAKKVVGVIKLALEAGKATPAPPVGPALGSKGVNIMAFCKDYNARTADKAGYIIPVEITVFDDKSFTFILKTPPASVLLLKAAGVEKGSKDPQQDKVGVITIDQLRTIAAEKLPDLNCTTIESAMRIIAGTAANMGIDIDPPVLEPKKKAVLL